The genomic interval AATTGCTACGCGTTGTTGTTGTCCTCCGCTTAATTTTGCACTTGTGTGCGAAGCCCAATCTTTTAATCCTACTTTATCAAGTGCTTTAAGAGCAATCTCTTCTCTTTCTGTCTTTTTTACTCCACGATACATAAGGGGCAATTCTACATTTTCTAACGCAGTTGTGCGTGCTAAAAGATTAAAACCTTGAAAAATAAAGCCTATATAGTTTCTGCGTAAAAGTGCACGTTGATTTTGTGTAAGTTCAAATACATTCACATCATAAAACCAATATTCTCCACTACTCCCGACATCAAGAGTGCCAAGTATATTTGCTAGACTTGATTTACCCGAACCACTAGGTCCCATTAATGCAACAAATTCGCCTTTATCAATGAGTAAATCTACACCTTTGAGTGCTTCAAATGCACTCTCTCCCTTGCCATAAGTTTTGCGCACATTGTGCAATTTAATAAAATCTTCCATATTTAACTTGCCTTAAATCATTGCACCTTTATTTTTGTAATCACTTGTGTTTGCTCGTCAATACCGCTTAGAATCTGTGTATAAACCCCATCGGTAATACCCGTCTCTACCTCCACAGATTCGG from Helicobacter hepaticus ATCC 51449 carries:
- a CDS encoding ABC transporter ATP-binding protein — its product is MEDFIKLHNVRKTYGKGESAFEALKGVDLLIDKGEFVALMGPSGSGKSSLANILGTLDVGSSGEYWFYDVNVFELTQNQRALLRRNYIGFIFQGFNLLARTTALENVELPLMYRGVKKTEREEIALKALDKVGLKDWASHTSAKLSGGQQQRVAIARAIASEPLFLLADEPTGNLDTKRSVEIMEILQELNQNLGITILMVTHEPDMAKYASRELHFLDGRLISDSKDC